The Spinacia oleracea cultivar Varoflay chromosome 2, BTI_SOV_V1, whole genome shotgun sequence DNA segment AACACGGGTGTATTCCTGTTTTTCCAAATATGCCATAAAGCTGTACAAAAGATCAATTACCAGGAACTAGACAGACTCATGTTATATCTGATCCAAGTCCTCCAATCAAAGTTTGAAAATTGTTGTTGCATAAAAAGAAGGACAACCCCTAAATAGATGAATGTGAGATTCCTGCCTTTCATTATGATAGggtaaagtcgtatcacctaatcaaagataaacctaaatcCATTAATCAAATAATAAGGGATGTCAtaatcgaatccacagggaaataTCGTTCTTTGTACTACTAATAGaggtctagactattggtaacaaGAAAATTGGTTAAATTGGGAAGTAACTACGGAAATAATTAAATAACTAGAATAACAATATTAAGAGAATCTAGGGCAATGGTTCACCACAAATATAGAgcaggattggacaacggacaataacaatcaattaacaaccaTAACTAGGAAACATGCATCTTTAGAATCTTATGGATTCCTTAGGAAAtacaactagcaggctctcgcaaTTTACTAGAAAtaatcctatctaatagccacatatCGTAAACATCacatttatacctctcggcgcataatgtaaggttaatcaaactcaatcaaaatagttcggtcgaacataattgACGAACAATTAAAACAGACTATAGAAATTATGATTAATAATCAAACATCAAGATCAAACCAATCCAATCAtatattcatggatcccctaaaccctagaaattagactactcactcatattaaaattaaacaaaaaaatcataattaatgaatacataaataaaattgaataatggaaaaggaaataaatcaataccgaattgaagaacgAAGAATGAACTGAAATATTAAAACTTGAATTCAATTTTCCAAAGTAATTAAACAAGGGTTTGAGAGTAAAATAAACTAATAAGTAAACTAAAAGTGCTGAAAATTCGATGGTTTATAAGGTCCTCAAGCTCGACTAATTATAGTCTTCCTAAAACTTAAGCTAAAATCGGACCATTACACTGAAAAAGTGCAGCCTAGGTTGTTGTCGCTTGATCGGGCAATGGGCCACCAGATCGGGCGAACGACTAGTCAAATGCAGCTTCAAACATCGAACTTAGTCAGTCATCCGATGGGTACCGGGCGAACGACGCCCGATTGGGCGCGTGTAGAAACCTTAATTCTTCGCCCAACGGGCGATTTTCTCCCTTGAAAGTAAGAGAATTCCCACCGCCTGCTGGGTACCGGACGAATGgcacccgatcgggcgggcgTAGAAGAGCTGATTGTTGCTTTAATTCGCCTGTTGGGTCTCTATTCTCCCGTAGATCACCGAACGACCTTCAGTATTTGCCCTTGGACGTCTTTCCTTCTTCCAAACACTGAGTATAACACATGGGGCTCGAATATAAGCATCATGGGATCCTTAGAGTTGTTGACTAGGATCATCCCGAATTAGctcgggatcgtgtagtggcctgGAAAACCATGAAACAATTTCTCCTTAAACAACCTGAAAACTCAAGGCACACCACTCAACACATATTGCTAGTAAAAATAGCTCCgatagctcatttgagatcgaAAAGTACTAAGAGACGGGGggtaaaacactataaaatatgaatatatcaaactcccccaagcttaacctttgcttgtccctaagaaaAGATCATCAATGAGACACAGACAATTAACTCACCCTAAGTTCAATAGAAAAGATGAACGATGAATCGAAAACCAAATTAAGGCAAGCAAATATCATGAACGAATTCTCTAGTCCTCACGGTCACACATCAACCTGTATAAAAATTCACATAGGGCTCATAAGGCATACACATAAATTCAAGATTGGGTCTCACCAAGTGAATCAATCCTCTTGTTATGTGGCGGCCCAAGCCAACCAAATGTAGCCCGTTCACTCACCTCTCCATTATGAACATGCATACCATCAAATGAGTTTTAGCCCCTcccaactcacaacactcgtgtatTTGAAGGTTCTCCTAAACACTCAACCTATGCTGGAATCGACTCGAAAAGCACATATACTCTTTCATTCTTGATAAACGACTATTTTCAACCTATTGTTGTACACACATTGCATGATGATCAAAAAGTACTTTTGtaaagcttgtaatgttggtCAGGTATAAACAAGGGGTGAGGAAAATTTGGACATGGGCAAAGCCTAACTTGAGGAgcaaaatataaaagtaaaaCCAATGCCGATCATCCCCCACACAACTACATACTCAACAATTTCCAACTTTCAATCATAAGGGGAGAAATACCATAGAATATGAAATAATGATCCACTTCTACCCTTTGCTTGTTTTTCTTTACggatttttttggtatttagtACCTTAAAAATATACCACTTTTGTTTTTACaaccttatgaaattttattttaaattactaccgtAAAGTTCCAATTTTGTacttactaccactttacagttttctcattttataattgagatatctctttcgtttcttaattatTTTAAGTGATCCAAAtcccattcttctcatttatgtgtaaggTTTCCATAGGGATTCTTGCTTTTCACATTTTGTAAAAggtaaaatgaattaaatattatttgtaaaattttaaaatatttatgaattatcaaacgaattgttttgaaatttcgttctcaatgaaatccctatagaaaaaagaaaatattgaactttgaatcactttaaacgattaagaaacgaaatatatatcttaattttaaaatgagaaaattgtaaagtggtagtaaataataaaaaattggaAGTTTAATGTCGtagtttaaaataaaaatttcataaggtagtaaatacaaaaatggTGTATTTTTATGGTagtaaatatcaaaattttctTTCTTTAACTCTGAAAACAAGTAACAATTTAAATATCCATAAAACTTCCATGATTGACTctataaattcagaaaaattgttcatcatgcaacgttgatAAGTAtcaggtgcattacacagaccaaagggCATTCTACGATATGTAAAAGTACCATAGGGACATGTAAATGTGGTCTTTTCCTGATCATCTAGATGTTTGGGAATTTTAGAAAAGCCaaaataaccatccagatagcAAAAGTACTTGTGATAGGCCAAAATCTCTAGCATTTGATCAATGAACGGGTGGGAAAATGATCTTTCTTTGTAGAAAAATtcagacgcctataatcaatgcacatacGCCATCGTGTAACTACCCTAATTGggatcaactcattttttcatTCCTCACCACAGCTGTCCCCCCTTCTTTAGAACTACCTGAACTGGACTCACCCACTTAAAGTCTGCTATAGCATACaaaatacccgcatcaagcaatttcacaACCTCATCTTTAACAACATCTTGCATAATGGGATTTGGACGACGTtggggttgaatgcatggtttTTTTCTCTCATATAGATGTATTCTATGCATGCAAAAATCCGGGATACCATTTAGATCATCAACAATGTACCCAATATTCGGGCTATCATTGAGTGTAGTACTAACAAATTAACAATCACATAACAAATCTCCTCATCATCTAGATATGCATGGTTTAAGTTCGGCTTTCTTTACCTCCTTCACATAACATACGGGTCGGACTAAGCTCTTCACATCGGTGCTTTCTTTAGGACCAAGCTCTTCACCTTCAAGAGTCAGCTTGCCTCAAGGATTTAGGACACGTTATCTCGCAcaataaaattaaccaaatcAATAAGATAGCATTGTCGAACACGTTCTTCAAGCAATATTGTTCAATTCAGGTGCAGCAGATGTCGATGCACTTTTTTGATGAGTTTGAGGTGGAGGATTCTTTCTAGCTAGTTCTCCCTCGCTTTGCCATTTCAATGGCGCAAGAGCATGTTAGCAGCTTCACATTAACAGGCACCGAGAGGAGTATACGTAAGTTTCGCTCACCTCTTTACTTTTCTCAAAAATATTCCGTTAAATTATGATaagttcaacaaaaaaaaaaaactcaaacatTTTCATACACAGATAAGTTTATTGAAAAAAGTAAATTTAGATAAATTCAAATCAAAtaagttttttaaaaaataaatccaataGAACAGAGCCTAAATTTTGAGGCAATTGTTCCAAAATTTATTGCTCTTTTGCTTAATGTCGTAAAGAGTATATTCTTTTCCAATATCTAACGTTCGCGCataatgtattttgaatttaggaTAATTGGTACAAAAAAAGTAAACaagaaaatacataaaacaaaatataaaaactaaaaatttgATTAATTAACTCAAAgcaaattgaatcaaataaacTGAAACCAATTCTAAATCAAAAATGCATCCAACTAGGTAATGTAATGAGTGCATATACACACAGTCAACAATGCCCCAACTAAAAATTTACTACtacgtagtactccgtatatatatcTTCATCTATCAAAAAACCAAACAAGAGCTTCGTATATACTTGTTGAATCTTCTTAAGCACGCTCACCACGAATACGACGAGCTAACTGAACATCCTTAGGCATTATGGTAACCCTTTTAGCATGAATGGCGCACAGGTTGGTGTCCTCAAACAGACCTACAAGGTAAGCCTCTGCAGCCTCCTGGAGTGCCAACACTGCGTGGCTCTGGAATCTCAGATCAGTCTGTTTATTCACAAAAAcaaccaaatacccttatttagCAAGGCTCCACCAttaaattaactttttttttaataaatatatttGATTTGTACCTTGAAATCTTGAGCAATTTCGCGAACAAGTCGCTGGAAGGGAAGTTTGCGGATCAATAGCTCGGTGCTCTTCTGGTACTTGCGGATTTCACTGCATTACCATAATTCTATTAAATTTAGAAATTTCAAATTACCAAAATCAAGAGGTGTTCATGTATTTAAAAAGACAGTAAGAGGCATTTTGGGTTGAATCGGAAAATTACCGGAGAGCGACGGTTCCAGGGCGGTAACGATGGGGCTTCTTTACACCACCAGTAGTCGGAGCTGATTTTCTTGCAGCCTTTGTAACAGAGAAATTCTTCAAAACACAACAATAATCATATAATCAATAACAAAAATCATGACATTAATACAAAGTATTCAATTGTAAAACTGAAAAACCCTAGAAATCGAAGATTATGAATAATTTTACCTTAGCAGCAAGAGTTTTCCTAGGTGCCTTACCACCGGTTGATTTACGAGCAGTTTGTTTAGTACGAGCCATTTCGATCCAATCGAATTCAAAAACTGCAAAATTCGACGAACACAAAATCAAAGAATTAACGTTTGAATAAAGAGCGAATCAATTGAAATTTACAAACTAAAACCTAATGATAAATAGATTATCTTGGCAATCACTAGAAGAAGATTAAGGGGGGGAGAGGATCAGAGGAGTACCAGAAAGTCGGAGATTAGGGTTTCGGATGAAACAGGGATTTAATTTTTAGCTGGGGTTGTGTGATATTGTGCATGggaacatgaaattgaaggtgTATTTATAATTGGAGGGAGGATTGGGTGGGTTGGAGACGAAGAGGCGGACGTGgatataattactgttacttaTTGACACGTCACTGATCCAGatgattaaaatattttaattgcTGTGTTTTCATTGGTTGATTTTCATGGGGTGTGGATTAAGgaatttattttcaaattttgtgtttctttggtgtgttatactccctccgttctttttAATTCTTTACGTTTCGTATTATGCACGGGATTTAAAGATTATAAATTTTTAGGAAAGACGGCCTAATggttagaccacttttatgcattgaaaccaattagttatgcactttaattaattagttaaccacttaaaccaattagttaagtcagaaattcaattaattaagcaacgaaaccaattagttatgtaaTTATAAATTTAACCATTTGCCTTTATACC contains these protein-coding regions:
- the LOC110788621 gene encoding histone H3.3-like, translating into MARTKQTARKSTGGKAPRKTLAAKNFSVTKAARKSAPTTGGVKKPHRYRPGTVALREIRKYQKSTELLIRKLPFQRLVREIAQDFKTDLRFQSHAVLALQEAAEAYLVGLFEDTNLCAIHAKRVTIMPKDVQLARRIRGERA
- the LOC130467644 gene encoding uncharacterized protein, which produces MQDVVKDEVVKLLDAGILYAIADFKWVSPVQASEFFYKERSFSHPFIDQMLEILAYHKYFCYLDGYFGFSKIPKHLDDQEKTTFTCPYALWHIWKNRNTPVFELKMVNAFSLKGGSFTANQN